The window TCACCTGAAAATTACAAAGATTTTATGCCGGATGGTCTTCAAAAATTTGAAACAAGAGATAACGGATTTAAATTCGGATTACAGGGAATGCCGGAAATTGCGTTAAAAATAGATGAAGTGGATGACCAAAAAGCTGTTTTAAGATCTGCAAGTTCAAGTTTGGACTTCACTTTAACAGCAACTTTAAACCCGATTAATGATAACCAGACTGAAGTTCAGATGTTATTTGAAGGGAAATTCAATCCATTCATCAAAATGATGGTAGAAAAGCCATTACAGAACTTTATCAATACGCTTACCGATAAAATCGAAGCTTATAAATAATAAAAAAACCTTCATTTTTGAAGGTTTTTTTTTATTTTAATGTAGTTTTATGCTATGGCTCCAGAAGAGTGGTCAGAAGAACTTCCTGTAGCAGATGAAAGTACATTCACCTCATTATTGAGCTTTAGAACTCCCATAAAAGCAAAGATCAGAGCTTCCTTATAATCAATAATTTCTTTTTTAGGGATAATCACTTCAGCTTGTGTTTTTGATCTTATTTTTTCAATTAAAAATGAATTGTAAGCGCCTCCTCCAGTAATAAGGATATTCTTTATGTTATTTTTATTGATGACATTGGCGATCTGCTGGGCGGTATGCTCTGTAAAAGTTGCCAGGGCATCTAAGATTTCAATATTTTTAAGAGCTGGAAATATATGTTCATGGCACCATTCGATTCCCAAAGATTTTGGGTGTGAATTCTGGTAAAAATCTAAAGCATTAAGATCGTTCAGTAAAGTTTCATTGATTTTTCCTTTTTGGGCAAGCTCTCCGTTTTCATCAAAACTTTTGTTGATGTGCTGAGCCAGATGATTCAATACAATATTCACCGGTGCTATATCAAAAGCGATTCTTTTTCCATCTGACTGTAAAGAGATATTGGAAAACCCGCCAAGGTTTAAACAGGCGTTGTATTCTGAAAAAAGTAATTCATCACCTATAGGAACCAATGGAGCTCCATTTCCTTTCATCAGGACATCCTGACTTCTGAAATCATAGATAACGGGTAATCCGGTTTCCAGTTTTATCGCTCTGCCATCACCTATCTGAAGTGTAAATTTTCGATTAGGCTGATGGAAAATCGTATGACCATGAGAGGCAATCAAATTGATGTTTTCGAGTTGATGCTTATGAATGAATTCTTTAACCTGCCGGCCAAGATAAAAACCATATTCGGAATTCAGTTCCAATAAATCTTCCGCAGAAAGATGAATGGAGTGTCTAAGCTTATTTTCCCAATCCTCAGCATAGGGGATTGTTTCGGCTTTCAGGATCTGAAAAGACCATTTGTCTTGTTTCTCAAATTCTGCGAGACAGATATCCAAACCGTCCAGACTTGTCCCGGACATCAGTCCAATAGCCAGAGCTTTCATTATTTTGGGGATTATTTTTTATTCTCAGAAATTCTCTTTGAACTGAAATCTCCTGAGTTGTTATAGAAAGTATATTCTGAAAAGTCATCCTTTGCAGTCATCCCATTGGCTCCTACCAGTGTAGAGCCGTCTTCCATGGTAACATATACTGTATCTTTAGTGTAGATTCTGTTCTTTTTTTGGTCCCAATAAATACTCTGCATTGCAAATCTCTGCCCTTCATTGGTTTTTATTCTTACATCACCTTTGGCTTCGTAGAATTTTTTATATTCAAAAATACGTGCGTATTTCGCGGTAATCCTTCCCGGAACTTTAGGTTTCTTTTTATCAAAAAACTCAATATCAATTCCTTTTCTGGCTACTACATAAGGGCTGTCAATCAGCTCATATTTTTCAATGATGGGAGCTTTGGCTTTTAAAGTGACAAAGCCGGAGTCACGCTGTATAATATTGGCGTTGTTGATGATCTGTGAAGGGAAATTTTTGCTTTGGCTGCCATTTCTTTTGGTAAGATCTTCTTCACAGGATGTCAATATAAAAAATATAGCACAACTAAAAAGGCATGCTATATTTTTATATGATATTTTTTTTGAAAAATTCATTCTAGTTATAAAGAGTCTTTCTGAACCATTTATCAGCAAAATTAAAGCCGATTTTCAGGTTGATGAAATTCTGGTTGATCAGGTTGTTTTTAAGAGTTCCTCTTTTACCTACTTCCAGACCTATTTCCAGACCACTCATTCTTGTGATACTACTTGTTTTGAATGGAAGCATTACTCCGGCAGAAATACCGAATTTGTTAATGCTTGTCCCTTCCAGTTTAAGGTTTCCTCTTTCATAGAAAGCTCCGTATCTGTAGATTACCCTTGAGAAGTAGTTTCTGAAGTTATTATAGTTAGGAAGGTACCATCCACCGGCAGAAACTCTGTAAGTATCCTGAAAGTCGAAAGTTTTACCAAAATAAGCAATATCTTCTCCTTTTTTATAATCCACCTGTCCTGATAGGAACCAATGGTTTTCACTTCCATATCCAACCCCTACGGATGCCTGTAATGGAAGAAGGTTTTTAGATTTTGTTTCTTGCTGATCTATGATGGTTTCATATACCTTAGTGGTTTCCTGAGCATCAGAGTATCTGTAAGTACTGTTGGTATACTCAGTAGTCATATTACTGGTGTTACCAAAAGTAGCGGTAGCTCCTACTGTAAACTTCTTGTCAGTACGGGTATTTAAAGTCTGGTAGCTTGTACCCAGTGTAAAATTAAAGTTTCTGACTCTGTTTTTAGTCTGATAACCATTCACATATTCACCAGCATAACTGCCTGTAGCAGGGTTGTATGCACGGAATTCATTAAGGTCATTAAGGTCACCAAAATAAAGGTTTGCTCTTGCTCCTACAGAAAGTTCCTGATTAATTTTATAAGAAACAGCAACCTGTGCCGCATTCAATGTTCCGCTTCCTTTAAAGTTATTTTTATACATTGGAGTTCCATCTGCAGCGAATTGTTCATTTACGATATCGTAGCTTTTAGAACTGTATGGCTGATAAGAGATCCCCATTTTCACTTTAGATGATAATGGAAATGCAAGTGAAATATTGGAAAGATACGTAGAATGCTTTGTAGATTTCATATCGTTATAATTCGATTTGAAATAATTGTTTTCGTTGGTAGCTTCCAGTTTGATACTCGTAAGTTCAAAATTGGCATTGTTTGCTGGGTTGGCAAAATTGAAACTACTGGTAAAATCACTTATAAAAGCAGTTGATATACCTCCCATAGAAGTAGTCTCGATCGTATTATCATATTTCACATCCCCAATTCCATAAGTTGCATAAGGAGAGTTACTTAAACTCTGTGCATTAAGAAAATATCCAACTGATATGAATGATACTACAAAGATTTTTTTCATTCTTTATTTTTAAAATAATGCGCAAATATCTTAAATATTAATGAATTGTAAAAATTATATGTGGTTAAAGTTTGTTAAGGGCTTTTCTTTAAAAGAAAAATGCAATTTTTCTGCAATAAAAATATCAATTCTGTTTTACAAAAAAGACTGCCCTATGATGAACAGTCTTAGTTTTATATGTAGTATATTTTGTTATTATTTTACCTGAAGAACAGAACGGCTGTGGCTAAAACACTCAAAGCTGAATTTCCCATGATATTTACCCATTCCTGAAGTTCCTACCCCTCCGAAAGGTAAATAATGTGAACCCACATGAATAATGGCACTATTGATCTCAGCATCTCCGCTTGTGGTATGATTTAAAACATAATCTGCCAGCTCCTGATCTTCTGTGAAAACGTATAATGCTAAAGGTTTTGGACGGTTATTGATTTCCTCCAAAGTTTCTTCAATATCATTATACGTCATGATAGGAAGTATGGGACCGAAGATCTCCTGCTGCATTACCTGATCATTCCAGGTAACATTATCCATTACAGTTGCTTCAAAATGACGTGTTTCAAGGTCATAATTTCCTCCGTAGATTACTTTTTCCGGAGCTGCTTCCAGATAACCTGCAAGATGTTTAATTTGATTTTGGCTCACAATTTTCCCGATTTTTCCTAATGACTGGCCGTCATAAGTGGCATTTAAATGAGCTTTAAACTTTTCAATAAAGTCATCTTTTATAGATTCGTGGATATAAATATAGTCCGGAGCAACACAAGTTTGCCCACAGTTAATCCATTTTCCGTAAGATATTCTTGCTACTGCTTTATCCAGATCTGCATCTTTATGAACAATCGTAGGAGATTTACCTCCAAGTTCCAGAGTCACCGGAATCAATTGTTCTGCAGCGGCTTTCATCACAATTTTGCCAACATTCGGACTTCCTGTAAAGAAAATATAATCAAAAGGCAGGCTTAATAGCAACGTGTTTTCTTCAATAGCGCCCTGAATGACCGATACATAAGATTCATCAAAAGATTCTTTTACAATATTTTCAAGAACCTGGGCAACATGAGGCGTATTTTCAGAAGGTTTTATAATGGCTGTGTTTCCTGAGATTAAAGCTCCGATAAGAGGACTGAATGTTAATTGAACAGGGTAGTTGAAAGGTCCGATAATATAAGTAACTCCATAAGGTTCATACATTATTTTGCTCACCACTTCAGCTCCCGATGGATGCGGTTTTGAAGGTACAGATGTAGATTTTGCCCACTCATCAATATTTTCCAGCAAGTAATCCAGTTCACTGATGACAATTTGAATTTCCACATATTCTGCTTCCTTTCTGCTTTTCCCCAGATCAATAGATAAGGCTTCACAAAGGTCATCCGTATGTTGCAAAAAAACTTCACGGAATTTTCTTAATTGTGCTTTTCGGAATTCAATATCTTTTGTTTGATTGGTTTTGAAAAAGGCTTTCTGCTGTTGAAATATTCCTCTGATTTTTTGTTCCAGGTTTGTATCCATTGGTTTAATATTTTAATATTTGAAATTGGTGTGAAATGGTAATGAATTTACGAAAAATTTCACTCGGTAAATTTATTGTTTAAAATTAAATTGTGTGAAATATAAATTTAAGTTTTATTCTAATCTTATGATTGATATTTCCTATAATAGAACTAGGAGTGTTGCTCTTTTGAAATTTGTAGTCTGTAGTTTTATACATTTTAAGCAGACTTAATTTTATAAATTGAAATAAGATTTTTTATCTTTGAAACATGAATTGGGAGAACATCGCCGGACAGACAAATCTGAAAAAACTTCTTAAAGAAAGCATTGCCGAAAACAGAGTGAGCCATGCCCAGCTTTTTGTAGGAAAAGAGGGATACGGAACATTACCTATGGTTTTGGCCTATGCAAAAGAGATTCTAAATCGTGAAAATGAACATGCTGCAGCAAAAGTAGAACATCTCAATCACCTGGATCTGCATTTCAGCTTTCCTGTTTTTACGGACAATAGAAATTCTTTAAGCAAGAATAAATTTGATGAATTCAGAGAAATGATCATGGCTTCTCCTTATGCGAGTTATGATGACTGGACTGCTTTTTTAGAGTCTGAAAACAAACAGCTGTTTATTTCAGCAGATGAAATTGATGACCAGAACCAGAAGTTTTCTTTGAAAAGTTTTGAAGGAGGAACCAAAATTCTTATTGTCTGGAGAGCTGATAAAATGAATACCGCGGCTTCAAACAAATTTTTGAAATTTTTAGAAGAACCTCCGGCTAAAACAATTATCCTTCTTACTGCAGAAAGTACCAATGATATTCTTCCTACTATTCTTTCCAGAACACAGATTGTAGAAATCCCGAGAATACATGATGAAGATATTGAGAACCATCTCAAAAAGAACTTTTCTGTTTCAGAAGAAAAAGTGAAAGAGATTGTTCATGAAGCGCAGGGAGATCTTAATGATGCTGTAAAACTGCTGAACTCCGGAGATAAAACCAATGAATTTGAAAAACTCTTTGTGCAGTGGGTGAGAGACGCCTTTATGGTAAAAAAGAAGCCTGAATATTTAAGAAGTATAATTCTTTGGGCCAGAGAAATTGCAGGATGGAACCGGGAAAAGCAGAAAAATTTCCTGAATTACTGTTCCGAAATCTTTAGACTTGCACTACTTCAGAATTATCAGTCTGAGAATCTGGTATATAAAAAGATAGATGCAAACGGATTCAACTGGACAGGGTTTTCAAAATTCATCAGCGGAGCCAATATTGAGAGTATCTTAGAAGAAATAAATGCAGCCGACCTGCATCTGACCCGAAACGGAAATCCTAAAATTGTATGGACAGATCTTGGGATAAAACTATCAAGATATATTCACAAAAGCATATAAATAAAACTCCGGCAGCAATACCGGAGTTTTTGTTTTTCATTTTTTTTAAGCTTAAAATTTTTAAAGAAATAAAAGGATTTATTGTAACGAGTTATCTGAACTTTAAATAAACCGAGCAATTACTGAGGTTTTTTGCCGGAAACAGAGGCTTTTTTATTAGTCCTGTACTATATTATAGAGATCATCTTTTATTTACAATAAATTAAATCTATATTAAAAAATCAATCAATCGTTTGATTTTATATAAAACTTGTGTAAATTTGCGCCCTGAAAAATGAACACTAGCATGATTTCAAAAGAAGAAAATATATTATTTGCAGCCGAGAAGCTTTTTGCCGAAAAGGGGTTTGAAGGAACTTCCACCAGGGAAATTGCAAAGGAGGCTAATGTAAACATCTCTATGATCTCATATTATTTTGGCTCTAAGGAAAAACTTTATGAGAAATTAGTGGAATACAGAATGAATGAAGGTCAGTTTTTTTCAAAAGATCTTTTGGGACGAACCGATATCAATGAATGGCAGAAAATTGAAAAAGTAATTGATCAGTTTTCTAATAAAATCAGAACTCAAAAATGCTTTTACAGGATTATGCAGAGAGAGCAGCTGCATACTCAGAATCCTCAGATTGTAGAATTTTTGAAGCAAATCAAAATGGGATTTCTTTCTATGTATTCACAAATATTGGAAAGTGGTCTTAAAAATGGAATTTTCACCAAAAAACCTCCTATTTATCTGCTTCATTCCACAGTAAGCGGAACTTTATTCTATGCTTTCAACGCGAAAGAAATGTATAAAGAATTCCTGAATGAAACAGAAGATGAGGCAGCTTTTGATGAAAGATACTATACAGAACTTAATAGACACATTAAATACTTACTAAAAGACCTTTTAGGTTATGAAGAGAATAAATAACTCAGTGATTGCATTATCACTATTCGTAGGAATAGCAAATGCAAATGCTCAGGAGAAAAAAACACTTTCTCTTGACGAAGCTGTGCAGCTGGGAATCCAGAACAGCAAGAATCTCAAGATCGATGCAGCCAAGATCGAAGAGGCTACAGCTGATCTTTTGGAAGCTAAAAACAGACAGTTGCCGGAATTAAAAGTATCAGGCAGCTATATGTATCTTCCGATAAAACCCAATGTAGATATCAAACTTCCGGGTGTTTCAGGAGCAGGAGGCCCCGAAGTACATCAGGTGCTTTATGGTTCAGCTAATCTTAGTGTTCCGATTTACAGCGGCGGCCGAATCAAATATGGTATTCAGTCGGCTAAATATTTGGTAGAAGCTTCCAAATTAAGCACTGAGAACGATAAAATTGCTATTGCTTATAACGTAGCTCAGGCTTATAATAATTTGTTTAAAGCTAACCAATCAATCAAAGTTTTTGAAGAAAACCTTGCTGCTTCTCAAAAAAGAGATGAAACTTTCCTTAAAATGGAAAACAATGGTCTGATTGCAAGAAATGACAGATTAAAAGCAAACCTTCAGACTTCAAATATTGAACTTCAGCTATTGGAAGCTAAGAACAATTATAATATTGCCAACATCAATATGGATTTGTTATTAGGCATTCCTGAGACTACAGAGTTAGAAGTGGATGAAAACTATATTGAAGAAGGTTCAGATGTGAAACCGGTTGATTTTTATGTAACTGAAGCCAGAGAAAACCGTAAAGATTTACAGGCTTTAGCACAACAGAGAAAAGCGGCAGAGCTGGGATCAAAGGCTGCAAAAGCTGAAAACCTTCCTTCTATTGCATTTACCGGAGGTTATGTAGCTGCAGATATTCCTAAATTTCTTACCGTATACAATGCTATCAATGTAGGAATTGGGGTTTCTTATAACTTATCCAATCTTTGGAAAGAAAATTCTTCATTGAGACAATCGCAGGCAAGAGAAAAACAGCTTGCTGCTACAGATGAACTATTGAATGACAACATTAAGCTTGATGTGAACAGAGAATATCAGAATACAGACTATTCAAAAAAGAGAATTACTGTTTTCGAAAAATCTGCTGAGCAGGCTAATGAAAATTACAGAATCACAAAAAATAAATACGATAACGGTCTTGCAACCATGACAGAATTACTGGATGCAGACGCAGCGCAGATCGCAGCAAACGTAGGTGTGATCAATGCTAAG of the Chryseobacterium viscerum genome contains:
- a CDS encoding TetR/AcrR family transcriptional regulator, with product MISKEENILFAAEKLFAEKGFEGTSTREIAKEANVNISMISYYFGSKEKLYEKLVEYRMNEGQFFSKDLLGRTDINEWQKIEKVIDQFSNKIRTQKCFYRIMQREQLHTQNPQIVEFLKQIKMGFLSMYSQILESGLKNGIFTKKPPIYLLHSTVSGTLFYAFNAKEMYKEFLNETEDEAAFDERYYTELNRHIKYLLKDLLGYEENK
- the mdlD gene encoding NAD(P)-dependent benzaldehyde dehydrogenase MdlD gives rise to the protein MDTNLEQKIRGIFQQQKAFFKTNQTKDIEFRKAQLRKFREVFLQHTDDLCEALSIDLGKSRKEAEYVEIQIVISELDYLLENIDEWAKSTSVPSKPHPSGAEVVSKIMYEPYGVTYIIGPFNYPVQLTFSPLIGALISGNTAIIKPSENTPHVAQVLENIVKESFDESYVSVIQGAIEENTLLLSLPFDYIFFTGSPNVGKIVMKAAAEQLIPVTLELGGKSPTIVHKDADLDKAVARISYGKWINCGQTCVAPDYIYIHESIKDDFIEKFKAHLNATYDGQSLGKIGKIVSQNQIKHLAGYLEAAPEKVIYGGNYDLETRHFEATVMDNVTWNDQVMQQEIFGPILPIMTYNDIEETLEEINNRPKPLALYVFTEDQELADYVLNHTTSGDAEINSAIIHVGSHYLPFGGVGTSGMGKYHGKFSFECFSHSRSVLQVK
- a CDS encoding ATP-binding protein; amino-acid sequence: MNWENIAGQTNLKKLLKESIAENRVSHAQLFVGKEGYGTLPMVLAYAKEILNRENEHAAAKVEHLNHLDLHFSFPVFTDNRNSLSKNKFDEFREMIMASPYASYDDWTAFLESENKQLFISADEIDDQNQKFSLKSFEGGTKILIVWRADKMNTAASNKFLKFLEEPPAKTIILLTAESTNDILPTILSRTQIVEIPRIHDEDIENHLKKNFSVSEEKVKEIVHEAQGDLNDAVKLLNSGDKTNEFEKLFVQWVRDAFMVKKKPEYLRSIILWAREIAGWNREKQKNFLNYCSEIFRLALLQNYQSENLVYKKIDANGFNWTGFSKFISGANIESILEEINAADLHLTRNGNPKIVWTDLGIKLSRYIHKSI
- a CDS encoding TolC family protein, which encodes MKRINNSVIALSLFVGIANANAQEKKTLSLDEAVQLGIQNSKNLKIDAAKIEEATADLLEAKNRQLPELKVSGSYMYLPIKPNVDIKLPGVSGAGGPEVHQVLYGSANLSVPIYSGGRIKYGIQSAKYLVEASKLSTENDKIAIAYNVAQAYNNLFKANQSIKVFEENLAASQKRDETFLKMENNGLIARNDRLKANLQTSNIELQLLEAKNNYNIANINMDLLLGIPETTELEVDENYIEEGSDVKPVDFYVTEARENRKDLQALAQQRKAAELGSKAAKAENLPSIAFTGGYVAADIPKFLTVYNAINVGIGVSYNLSNLWKENSSLRQSQAREKQLAATDELLNDNIKLDVNREYQNTDYSKKRITVFEKSAEQANENYRITKNKYDNGLATMTELLDADAAQIAANVGVINAKADAALAYRKLLQTTGTLTIK
- a CDS encoding anhydro-N-acetylmuramic acid kinase; this encodes MKALAIGLMSGTSLDGLDICLAEFEKQDKWSFQILKAETIPYAEDWENKLRHSIHLSAEDLLELNSEYGFYLGRQVKEFIHKHQLENINLIASHGHTIFHQPNRKFTLQIGDGRAIKLETGLPVIYDFRSQDVLMKGNGAPLVPIGDELLFSEYNACLNLGGFSNISLQSDGKRIAFDIAPVNIVLNHLAQHINKSFDENGELAQKGKINETLLNDLNALDFYQNSHPKSLGIEWCHEHIFPALKNIEILDALATFTEHTAQQIANVINKNNIKNILITGGGAYNSFLIEKIRSKTQAEVIIPKKEIIDYKEALIFAFMGVLKLNNEVNVLSSATGSSSDHSSGAIA
- the lptC gene encoding LPS export ABC transporter periplasmic protein LptC, producing the protein MNFSKKISYKNIACLFSCAIFFILTSCEEDLTKRNGSQSKNFPSQIINNANIIQRDSGFVTLKAKAPIIEKYELIDSPYVVARKGIDIEFFDKKKPKVPGRITAKYARIFEYKKFYEAKGDVRIKTNEGQRFAMQSIYWDQKKNRIYTKDTVYVTMEDGSTLVGANGMTAKDDFSEYTFYNNSGDFSSKRISENKK